One Candidatus Hydrogenedentota bacterium genomic window, TCGCCGCGCTTGCCGTAGGTCTTCTTGATCGCCGTCTTGATGGCCGAGATGGCGTCCTCGCGCGGCAGGATGTTGCTGATGGCGAAGAAGCAGACCTGCATCACCGTGTTGATGCGGTTGCCCATGCCCGCCTCGGCGGCCACCTTGTACGCGTTGATGGTGTACAGCCTGATCTTCTTCTCGACGATGTGTTTCTGCACCGTGCGGCTCAGGCAGTTCCACAGCTCGTCCGGGCCGTGGGTGCTGTTCACCAGGAAGACGGCGCCCTCCTGGGCCAGGTGGAGCAGGTCCACCTTCTCCATCAGCGAGAACTGGTGGCAGGCGACGAAGCTCGCCGTCGTGATGAGGTAGGTGGATTTGATGGGTTTCGGCCCGAAGCGCAGGTGCGACGTGGTCATGGAGCCGGACTTCTTCGAGTCGTACACGAAGTAGCCTTGGGCGAAGAGCCCCGCGTCCTCGCCGATGATCTTGATGGAGTTCTTGTTCGCGCCCACCGTGCCGTCCGAGCCCAGGCCGTAAAACACGGCGCGGACCGTGTTCGGGTCCTCGGTGGAGAAGGAGCGGTCATACTCCAGGCTGGTGTGGGTCACGTCGTCGTTGATGCCCACCGTGAAATGGTTCTTCGGCTTGTCCTTCTTCAACTCGTCGAAGACCGCCTTCACCATGGCCGGGGTGAACTCCTTGGAGGAGAGGCCGTAGCGCCCGCCGATGACTCGCGGAATCGTGGAGAACGGCGCGCCGCCGTCGGTCATGGCCTCGGCCAGCGACGTGATCACATCCTGGTAGAGCGGCTCGCCCAGGGCGCCCGGCTCCTTCGTGCGGTCAAGCACGGCGATGGATTTCACCGTCGCCGGCAGCGCGGCGATGAAGTGTTTCGCCGAGAAGGGCCGGTACAGCCGCACCTTGAGGACGCCCACCTTCTCGCCGCCGTTGGCGATGAGGTGCTCGACCGCCTCGTCCGCCGTCTCGGCCCCGGAGCCCATCAGCACGATGACCCGCTCCGCGTCCGGCGCGCCCGTGTAGTCGAAGAGGTGGTAGGAGCGGCCCACCAGCGCCGCAAACTTGTCCATGGTCTTCTGCACCGTTTCCGGGCAGTCCGCGTAGTAGCGGTTGCAGGCCTCGCGCGCCTGGAAAAACACGTCCGGGTTCTGCGCCGTGCCCCGGAGGACGGGCCGGTCCGGCGACATTGCGCGCGCGCGGTGCGCCAGCACCAGGTCCTCGTCAATCATGGCGCGGATGTCCCCGGGCAGCAGCTCCTCGATCTTCGCCACCTCGTGGGACGTGCGGAAACCGTCAAAGAAATGCAGGAACGGCACGCGGGCCTCCAGGGTGGCCGCGTGGGCGATCATGGCCAGGTCCTGCGCCTCCTGCGGGGAGTTCGAGGCGAGGAGGGCGAAGCCCGTGCCGCGCACGGACATCACGTCGCTGTGGTCCCCGAATATGGACAGGGCGTGGGTGGCCAGGGTGCGCGCCGTCACATGCAGCACCGCCGGGGTGAGCTCGCCGGCGATCTTGTACATGTTCGGGATCATCAGCAGCAGGCCCTGGGACGCCGTGAACGTGGTGGTCAGCGAGCCCGCCTGAAGCGCGCCGTGGACCGCGCCCGCCGCGCCGCCCTCGCTCTGCATCTCGACCACGACCGGGACCGTGCCCCAGATGTTCTTCTTTCCCTCGGAGGCCCACTGGTCGGCCCACTCGCCCATGCCTGAGGAGGGCGTGATGGGGTAGATGGCCGCCACTTCGCTCGCCTGGAAGGCAATCCGGGCGACCGCCTCGTTTCCATCAACTGTCTTCATCGGTCTTGCCATGTTTAACACTCCAATGCTGCTGGCCGGAACAGTCTTCGCCGGCCGATTTTGGACACACCAGCCGCCGTGCGCGACGGCGACACGTCACAGGGGAACACCGTGGGATACTGCCTCGCGGGGCTGTTGAGCGGCGCATGAAACCCGCCGCCGGACGCACACAGGGTACTAAAGCCCCGGAATTCACAGTATTATGTATAACGGGCGCACGGGGTTGCAAGGCATAAGGCTAACGGGGCGCATAGGGTCTATACCATCAGCAACACCGCTTAACTACTGATAAGTATATGCGCCTCGGCTCAGTCTGCGGGGTCCTCGCCCAGGAGCAGGCGCAAAACCGCGTTGGCCTGGTGGTGGGCGGCGACGCCCACGCGGGGCGCCATGAGGCCCATGCCGGGTGCGGCGGCGGACTCGCCGTCGCCCACGAGGAAGAGGCTGCCCATGATGCGGCGGGTGCGCACGGTGTTGGCGGGCCCGTGGCCCGCCAGCCCGGACGCGGCCACGACGGGGCGCTCCGGGTATGCACGCCCAAAGGCGCCGACCAGCATGGCCTTCTCGTCGGCCCGGTCAAAGGCCTCGACCAGGACGTGGGCATCGCGGAAGACCACGGGGGTGTTTTCCGGGGTGAGGCGGAGGCAGTGCGCCTCGAGGCGGACATGGGGGTTGACGCGGCGGAGATTTTCGCGGAGCGCCTCCGTCTTGGTCAGGCCCAACTGGTCCACGAAGTACTGCTGGCGGTTGAGGTTGCTGGGCTCGACGACATCGAAATCGGCCAGAATCAGCCGCCCCACGCCGACCCGCGCCAGCGCCACGGCCACGGCGGAGCCGAGCCCGCCGAGTCCGGCGATGCCGACCACGCCCCGCTTGAGCGCGGCGTGGACCCCCGGCGTGTGGCGCGCGGCCATGAGCGCCTCCAACTGCTCCTCCGGGGGGATTTCTCCGCGCCGGATGAGGACCACGGCGTCCCCCTCCGCCAGGAGCCGGTCCACCGGCGCGGGCGCGCCGTTGCAGACGATGATGTCGGCGTCAGGCTTGACAGCGTCGCGCAGGGAGAAGAGGGTGGCGCCGTCCGGTGCGTCAAAGGGCCGCTCGGCGAGGAGGATGCGGGGCATGGTGAATCCTTTATTGCGCCGCCGTGGTCTGTGCTGGTACATTCAACCTCCGGGCAAGGGCCCGGCAGACGGCCAACATTTTACGGGAGACACCAGCCATGCGGCGAACGTTTTTACTGCTTTTCATTGTAACATTGACGCTGGGCGCGGCGTTCACCGCGGCGGCGGACGACGATGACAAGGTGATGGGCGTGTACCAGGGCGCGTTTGACGGCGCGGGCTGGGAGGGCCGGACCATTCGCGCCCAGGTGTGGGCGGAGAGCAAAACCCAGCAGACGGCGGTGCTCTTTGTCGGGGACGGGTCCGGAGAGGTCCGCGCGGCGGTTTCCGGCCGGGGCCGCGAGGGGAAGTTCAAATTTTCGGGCGACCTGGAACTCGGGGCGATGGGCGGCAAGGTGGCGTTCACCGGCGGCATCGCCAACGAGACTTTCACGGGCGAGCTGAAGGGCAAGACGGCGGGCAAATTCACCCTGAAGCGCGTGTTCCCCGAGCCGCCGACACGCGGCATGGCCCCGCCGGAGGGCGCCGTCGCGCTGTTTGACGGCACGAACCTGGAGCAGCACTGGAACCTCATCCCGCACTGGTGCCCGCAGGGGGACGGCTCGGTGCAGATTTGCCACACCAACCTCCAGACGAAGGAGGAGTTCGGGAGCGGGCTGTACCATGTCGAGTTCATGACGCCGTTCATGCCGACAGAGCGCGGCCAGGGCCGGGGCAACAGCGGGGTCTACGTGCTGGGCCGCTACGAGGTGCAGGTGCTGGACAGCTTCGGCCAGGAGCCGAAGGACAACCTCTGCGGCGGCATCTACCAGAAGGCCGTGCCCGCGGCGGACGCCGTACTGCCCCCGCTCCAGTGGCAGACCTATGACATCACCTTCACCGCCGCCGCGTTCGACGCGGCGGGGAACAAGACCAAGAACGCCCGCATCACCCTGGTGCACAACGGGATCACCGTCCACGACGACGTGGAGCTGGACGGCCCGACGCCGGGCGGCGTGAGCGACCAGGACGGTCCGAAGGGCCCGCTCTTCTTCCAGGACCACGGCAACACGGTGAAGTTCCGCAACGTCTGGTTCAAGCCGGCCAACTGAGTTTTACCGCGCGGCGGCGGGCGGTCCTGCCCCGCCGCCGCGTTTTGTTTCCGGTAAGGATGGAGGTCCGCGCCGTGCATCTTTCGCTGGTCATTCCCGCCTACAACGAGGCCGGGCGCATCGCGCCCACCCTCGGGGCGGCCCGGGACCATCTGGCGCGGCAGGCCTATGATGCGGAAATCATCGTGGTGGACGACGGCAGCACGGACGGGACGGCGGAGGTGGTGCGCGGCTTTCTTCAGGACTCCGGCCCGGCCGTCCGCCTGCTCCCCCTGGGCGTGAACCGGGGCAAGGGCGCGGCGGTGCGCGAGGGGATGCTGAACCAGGCGACGGGTGACTTCCGCTTTTTCATGGACGCCGACAGTTCCACGCCGGTGGACGAGGTGGACGACTGCTGGCGTCTCTTCGACGCCGGGGCGGACATCGTCATCGGCTCGCGGGCGCTGCCGGAGTCGCGCATCGAGCTGCGCCAGCCCTGGTACCGGGAAAGCCTGGGGCGCGTGTTCAACATCCTGCTGCGCGGCCTGCGCCTCACCCCGTTCCGGGACACCCAGTGCGGGTTCAAGGGCTTCACGGCGGCCGCCGCGCACGTCTGCTTTTCCCGGCAACTGCTCGAGGGCTTCTCCTTCGACGTGGAGGTGCTGCACATCGCCGCGCTTCACGGCCTGAAGGTGGTGGAAAAACCCGTGCGCTGGGTCAACAGCCCGCAGTCGCGCGTGCACCCCGTGACGGACTCCTCCAGAATGTTTGCGGACATGCTCCGCGTCCGCGCCAACGCGCGCCGGGGACTGTACGCGTGAGGGGGTACTGCCCATACGGACGGACACGGACAGGCACGGACGGCGAATGGGACAAATGGGACGGATGGGACGGATGGGACGGGACGTGTGGCGTGGCATGGCCGTCCCGGCCATGATTCTCCACGGGTGGGACGCCCGTGCCACGGCCCTGCCCCAAGTCCGTTGCAAGTTTTTCTGATGAAAGGAGACTTCCCATGGCGGCACTGACACGGCGGGAACTGCTGGGCACCGCATTGGGCGCGGCTGCGGCGGCGGTGCTGGGCGCGCGCGGCTTTGCGGCCGGGGGCGCGGGCCGGAAACCCAACATCATCTTCATCCTGGCGGACGATCTGGGCTACGGCGACCTGGGCTGCTATGGCCAGGAGGTCATCCAGACCCCGCGTCTGGACGCCATGGCCGCGGAGGGCGTCCGTTTCACCGACTGCTACGCGGGCAGCACCGTCTGCGCGCCGTCGCGCTGCTCGCTGATGACGGGCCTGCACACGGGCCACGCGCGGGTGCGCGGGAACGCGCTGGTGCCGCTGGAGCCCGAGGACACGACGGTGGCGGAGGTGCTGCGCGGCGCGGGCTACGCCACGGGGCTCATGGGCAAGTGGGGTCTGGGCGAGCCGGACACCGCGGGCGTCCCGAACCGCCAGGGCTTCGACGAGTTTTTCGGCTATCTCAACCAGAAACACGCCCACAACCATTACCCGGACTATCTGTGGGAAAACGAGACACGGGTCGAGATTCCCGGCAACGTGCCGCATGAAAAGTTTGACGGCGTGTCGGAAGTGCGGACGGTGTACGCCGCGGACCTCATCACGGAGAAGGCGCTGGGCTTCATCGAGCGGCACCGGGAACACCCCTTCTTCCTCTACCTCGCCCACATCGTGCCCCACGCGAACAACGAGCGCGGCGCGGCCCTGGGCGACGGGATGGAGGTGCCGGACTACGGCCCGTACAAGGACCGGGAGTGGCCGGACCCGGAGAAGGGGCACGCCGCCATGATCACCCGGCTGGACGCGCAGGTCGGCCAGGTGCTGGACAAGCTGCGGGAACTGGGCATCGAGAAGGACACGCTGGTGCTTTTCACCAGCGACAACGGCGTGCACAAGGAGGGGGGCATCAAGCCGGACTTCTTCAAGAGCTCGGGACCGCTCAGGGGCATCAAGCGGAGCATGCACGACGGCGGCATCCGCGTGCCGATGATCGCCTGGTGGCCGGAACGCATCGCGCCGGGTCAGACCAGCGGCCAGGTGTGGGCCTTTTGGGACTTCCTGCCCACGGCGGCGGAGTTGGCGGGCGCGCCCGCGCCTGCCGGGCTCGACGGCGTCTCCGTGGTTCCCGCGCTCTTCGGCGAAACGCTCAAGGAGCGCCCGCCGCTGTACTGGGAGTTTCACGAGGGCGGCTACTTCCGGGCCGTCCGCATGGGCGGCTGGAAGGCGGTGAGCCCCGACCCCGGCGAGCCGCTGGAGCTGTACGACCTTGCGGAGGACATGGGCGAGGAGCGGAACATCGCCGGGGAGCATCCGGAGATTGTGCGGGAGATTGAGGCTTTTATGGCGACGGCCCGCACCCCCTCGGAGCACTGGCCGGGCAAACCGCGAAAAACCCCCTGAACCGTCCGGATTAATCTCCCAGAGGTTCCCGCGCGGTGGCGACGATGTCCGCGACTTCGCGCATGAACTCGGACACGAGGAAGGGTTTTTCCAGGTAGGGCAGCCCGGTGGTGTCCAAGAAGCGCCGGGTTTCATAGTTGATGGTGTCGGCGGTGATGAACAT contains:
- the nifJ gene encoding pyruvate:ferredoxin (flavodoxin) oxidoreductase encodes the protein MARPMKTVDGNEAVARIAFQASEVAAIYPITPSSGMGEWADQWASEGKKNIWGTVPVVVEMQSEGGAAGAVHGALQAGSLTTTFTASQGLLLMIPNMYKIAGELTPAVLHVTARTLATHALSIFGDHSDVMSVRGTGFALLASNSPQEAQDLAMIAHAATLEARVPFLHFFDGFRTSHEVAKIEELLPGDIRAMIDEDLVLAHRARAMSPDRPVLRGTAQNPDVFFQAREACNRYYADCPETVQKTMDKFAALVGRSYHLFDYTGAPDAERVIVLMGSGAETADEAVEHLIANGGEKVGVLKVRLYRPFSAKHFIAALPATVKSIAVLDRTKEPGALGEPLYQDVITSLAEAMTDGGAPFSTIPRVIGGRYGLSSKEFTPAMVKAVFDELKKDKPKNHFTVGINDDVTHTSLEYDRSFSTEDPNTVRAVFYGLGSDGTVGANKNSIKIIGEDAGLFAQGYFVYDSKKSGSMTTSHLRFGPKPIKSTYLITTASFVACHQFSLMEKVDLLHLAQEGAVFLVNSTHGPDELWNCLSRTVQKHIVEKKIRLYTINAYKVAAEAGMGNRINTVMQVCFFAISNILPREDAISAIKTAIKKTYGKRGEAVVQKNWTAVDMSLENLHEVAVPGGVTSAFDLTAPVPENAPEFVKNFTADIIRDHGNDMPVSKMPADGTFPTATTQWEKRNISLEIPVWDPETCIQCGKCSLVCPHGVIRGKIVPESALEHAPEGFKSAKARWKDFADQRFILQIAPEDCTGCTLCVQTCPAKNKSEVRLKAINMAEQEPIRARERACWDFFLSLPETDRDRLNHGLVKDVQLMRPLFEFSGACAGCGETPYVKLVSQLFGDRAYVANATGCSSIYGGNLPTTPWAVNAEGRGPTWCNSLFEDNAEFGLGMRVTIDKQAIFARELVKRLEDVIGGGLADALLNADQSDEAGINAQRARVAELRAKLSGADSQDAKSLLGVADFLTRKSVWIMGGDGWAYDIGYGGLDHVLASGNNVNILVLDTEVYSNTGGQCSKSTPRAAVAKFAAGGKPMGKKDLTLMAMTYGNAYVARVALGANDAHTVRAFREAEAYNGPSLIVAYSHCIAHGYNLAMGLEQQKAAVQSGHWPLFRFNPDLRAEGKNPFQLDSKDPSMPLDKYIYNETRFKMLSLSQPELAKGLLDGAQGDVDLRWRLYQYLASMPGAGDAAPAPAAD
- the thiF gene encoding sulfur carrier protein ThiS adenylyltransferase ThiF, with translation MPRILLAERPFDAPDGATLFSLRDAVKPDADIIVCNGAPAPVDRLLAEGDAVVLIRRGEIPPEEQLEALMAARHTPGVHAALKRGVVGIAGLGGLGSAVAVALARVGVGRLILADFDVVEPSNLNRQQYFVDQLGLTKTEALRENLRRVNPHVRLEAHCLRLTPENTPVVFRDAHVLVEAFDRADEKAMLVGAFGRAYPERPVVAASGLAGHGPANTVRTRRIMGSLFLVGDGESAAAPGMGLMAPRVGVAAHHQANAVLRLLLGEDPAD
- a CDS encoding DUF1080 domain-containing protein; translated protein: MRRTFLLLFIVTLTLGAAFTAAADDDDKVMGVYQGAFDGAGWEGRTIRAQVWAESKTQQTAVLFVGDGSGEVRAAVSGRGREGKFKFSGDLELGAMGGKVAFTGGIANETFTGELKGKTAGKFTLKRVFPEPPTRGMAPPEGAVALFDGTNLEQHWNLIPHWCPQGDGSVQICHTNLQTKEEFGSGLYHVEFMTPFMPTERGQGRGNSGVYVLGRYEVQVLDSFGQEPKDNLCGGIYQKAVPAADAVLPPLQWQTYDITFTAAAFDAAGNKTKNARITLVHNGITVHDDVELDGPTPGGVSDQDGPKGPLFFQDHGNTVKFRNVWFKPAN
- a CDS encoding glycosyltransferase family 2 protein — translated: MHLSLVIPAYNEAGRIAPTLGAARDHLARQAYDAEIIVVDDGSTDGTAEVVRGFLQDSGPAVRLLPLGVNRGKGAAVREGMLNQATGDFRFFMDADSSTPVDEVDDCWRLFDAGADIVIGSRALPESRIELRQPWYRESLGRVFNILLRGLRLTPFRDTQCGFKGFTAAAAHVCFSRQLLEGFSFDVEVLHIAALHGLKVVEKPVRWVNSPQSRVHPVTDSSRMFADMLRVRANARRGLYA
- a CDS encoding arylsulfatase → MAALTRRELLGTALGAAAAAVLGARGFAAGGAGRKPNIIFILADDLGYGDLGCYGQEVIQTPRLDAMAAEGVRFTDCYAGSTVCAPSRCSLMTGLHTGHARVRGNALVPLEPEDTTVAEVLRGAGYATGLMGKWGLGEPDTAGVPNRQGFDEFFGYLNQKHAHNHYPDYLWENETRVEIPGNVPHEKFDGVSEVRTVYAADLITEKALGFIERHREHPFFLYLAHIVPHANNERGAALGDGMEVPDYGPYKDREWPDPEKGHAAMITRLDAQVGQVLDKLRELGIEKDTLVLFTSDNGVHKEGGIKPDFFKSSGPLRGIKRSMHDGGIRVPMIAWWPERIAPGQTSGQVWAFWDFLPTAAELAGAPAPAGLDGVSVVPALFGETLKERPPLYWEFHEGGYFRAVRMGGWKAVSPDPGEPLELYDLAEDMGEERNIAGEHPEIVREIEAFMATARTPSEHWPGKPRKTP